One stretch of Acropora muricata isolate sample 2 chromosome 12, ASM3666990v1, whole genome shotgun sequence DNA includes these proteins:
- the LOC136893337 gene encoding uncharacterized protein, with the protein MMELSKFSVCVVIFYFLALCKASETCRKKSVCSCTFNNGSEVNLKPIDGGKTPSFQDINGTDLRIFEWNPCTPFKTDNGCDNTMVCQISIIVDENAGSKDLTEFSVESGNVVVTYGYQTGSTGYKRRSKIVLQCDEKAGKGTIKQFTESKEGGSSTYTATFRSKYACATGGEPLALD; encoded by the exons ATGATGGAACTGTCGAAGTTTTCGGTATGTGTTGTCATTTTTTACTTTCTAGCGCTTTGCAAAGCAAGCGAAACTTGCCGGAAAAAGAGTGTATGTTCATGCACGTTCAATAATGGATCGGAAGTCAATTTGAAGCCGATAGATGGAGGCAAAACTCCTAG TTTTCAAGACATAAACGGGACTGACCTTAGGATTTTTGAGTGGAATCCGTGTACACCATTTAAGACTGATAATGGGTGTGATAATACAATG GTTTGTCAGATTTCAATAATTGTGGATGAAAATGCTGGATCAAAAGACTTAACCGAATTTTCAGTTGAAAGTGGGAATGTTGTTGTTACATATGGATATCAAACAGGAAGTACAGGCTACAAGAG GAGGTCAAAGATAGTTTTACAGTGTGATGAAAAGGCAGGAAAGGGAACCATAAAGCAGTTCACAGAGAGCAAAGAAGGTGGCTCTTCAACATAT ACTGCAACATTCCGCTCAAAGTATGCCTGTGCAACTGGTGGAGAACCATTAGCACTGGATTGA